A genome region from Leifsonia sp. Root112D2 includes the following:
- a CDS encoding cytochrome b/b6 domain-containing protein, giving the protein MTRLTQRVGDRLQARAAVIQAGLASPVRTTRTTVVLGRLLASAFVICFLTGLYSHFLQQPLPWMVFPTRPTNLYALTQGIHVTVGIAIFPLIFAKLWVVYPKLFVWPPFDSVRTLLERVSVAVLVAAAVLEPVIGLINSYQWYPWAFSFRSSHYGLAWVIVGAIAVHIAVKLPLIVRHWRRPAQPDPEGTR; this is encoded by the coding sequence ATGACGCGACTCACCCAGCGAGTCGGCGACCGGCTGCAGGCCCGCGCCGCCGTCATTCAGGCTGGGCTGGCATCGCCGGTGCGCACGACTCGGACGACCGTGGTGCTGGGGCGATTGCTCGCCTCGGCCTTTGTGATCTGCTTTCTCACGGGGCTGTACAGCCACTTCCTGCAGCAACCATTGCCGTGGATGGTCTTTCCCACGCGCCCGACAAATCTGTATGCCCTCACTCAGGGCATACACGTCACGGTGGGCATCGCGATATTTCCGTTGATTTTCGCCAAGCTCTGGGTGGTCTACCCCAAGCTCTTCGTCTGGCCGCCCTTCGACTCGGTGCGCACGCTACTGGAACGGGTCTCGGTCGCGGTGCTTGTCGCCGCGGCAGTGCTCGAGCCGGTGATCGGCCTGATCAATTCGTACCAGTGGTATCCGTGGGCATTTTCGTTCCGAAGTTCTCACTACGGTCTGGCCTGGGTGATCGTGGGCGCGATCGCCGTGCATATCGCAGTCAAGTTGCCTCTGATCGTGCGCCACTGGCGACGACCGGCGCAGCCGGATCCGGAAGGCACACGATGA
- a CDS encoding S-methyl-5'-thioadenosine phosphorylase, whose protein sequence is MAPSNYTWGDAGAAPIGLIGGSGLYRLFDTDVATVRRIPTPYGATSAEVAIGQFAGRQVAFLPRHGTDHSVPPHRIGYRANVWALASLGVRAIVSSSAVGSISSDLQPGAFVVPDQLIDRTWGRDDTFFDAGSVQHLPFADPYCPQLRQTALTALATLGEHPSGTGTTVVVQGPRFSTRAESRWLRSAGGDIVNMTQYPEVALAAELNVGYVNLSFVTDTDAGDTETEAVEAQVVLDRLAAAGGRIREALAAIVAAIPVDYAPREAIPTDAVRQVLAKSPVRGATPTVHATRADGPLERRDAVSRQTAASESR, encoded by the coding sequence ATGGCACCGAGCAACTACACATGGGGGGACGCCGGCGCCGCCCCCATCGGGCTTATCGGCGGTTCAGGCCTCTATCGCTTGTTCGATACCGATGTTGCCACCGTACGTCGCATCCCGACCCCCTACGGTGCGACATCGGCCGAAGTTGCGATCGGCCAGTTCGCAGGGCGGCAGGTGGCGTTCCTTCCCCGCCACGGCACCGACCACTCGGTACCGCCGCATCGCATCGGTTACCGGGCCAATGTGTGGGCGCTCGCCTCGCTCGGCGTGCGTGCGATTGTCAGTTCCAGCGCAGTGGGGTCGATCTCATCCGATCTGCAGCCCGGCGCCTTTGTGGTGCCGGACCAACTGATCGACCGCACCTGGGGCAGAGACGACACCTTCTTCGATGCGGGTTCGGTTCAGCACCTGCCGTTCGCCGACCCCTATTGCCCACAATTACGTCAGACCGCGCTGACCGCTCTCGCCACACTCGGCGAGCACCCTTCGGGCACGGGCACGACCGTCGTCGTGCAGGGGCCCCGGTTCTCCACGCGCGCGGAGTCACGATGGTTGCGTTCGGCGGGCGGCGACATCGTGAACATGACGCAGTACCCGGAAGTCGCCCTCGCGGCCGAGCTCAATGTCGGTTACGTGAACCTCTCCTTCGTCACCGATACGGATGCTGGCGACACCGAGACAGAGGCCGTGGAGGCTCAGGTGGTGCTCGACCGGCTCGCCGCCGCGGGCGGACGTATCCGGGAGGCGCTGGCGGCCATCGTGGCGGCAATTCCGGTCGACTATGCCCCGCGCGAGGCAATTCCGACGGATGCAGTACGGCAGGTTCTCGCGAAGTCGCCGGTCAGGGGTGCGACGCCGACCGTGCATGCGACGCGGGCGGACGGCCCTCTCGAACGACGGGATGCGGTCAGCCGACAGACGGCAGCATCGGAGTCGCGCTGA
- a CDS encoding NAD-dependent epimerase/dehydratase family protein yields MPRILITGGAGFIGSHIVDLALHRGWHVRVADSFRHDVHAHSASSGSSSGPMSGDAAWGEASQRPGLEVVRADVTDPDAVDALLHDIDVVCHQAAKVGLGVDFDDAPDYVHSNETGTATVLAAMARARVDRLVLASSMVVYGEGGYRDGDGPVLAPPRAAADLHAGRFEPVSPRTRENLQPVLISEDALLDPRNVYAATKVGQEHLATVWARATGGRVAMLRYHNVYGPRMPRDTPYAGVASLFRSALDRGEAPRVFEDGAQRRDFVHVSDVASANLAAAAWTAQQPEGSARAFNIASGVVHTVGDLAHALAEALNGPAPIITGEYRLGDVRHITASNQRACDELGWRAEVLFADGVQSLATAPSRAAEPPSTGAPAAAAM; encoded by the coding sequence ATGCCGAGGATACTGATCACTGGCGGTGCCGGATTCATCGGTTCGCACATTGTCGACCTGGCACTGCACCGTGGGTGGCACGTGCGTGTGGCCGACTCGTTCCGACATGACGTGCACGCGCACTCTGCGTCGAGCGGCTCCTCATCAGGCCCAATGAGCGGGGATGCCGCGTGGGGTGAGGCATCCCAACGTCCCGGCCTGGAGGTGGTGCGTGCCGACGTGACCGACCCCGATGCGGTCGACGCTCTGCTGCACGACATCGACGTAGTCTGCCATCAGGCAGCGAAGGTGGGACTCGGAGTTGACTTCGACGATGCCCCCGACTACGTGCACAGCAACGAGACCGGCACCGCTACGGTGCTCGCCGCCATGGCCCGCGCCCGGGTCGATCGGCTGGTGCTCGCTTCCTCGATGGTCGTCTATGGCGAGGGCGGATACCGGGACGGAGACGGTCCGGTTCTGGCACCGCCCCGTGCCGCTGCCGACCTGCACGCCGGTCGGTTCGAGCCGGTCTCGCCCCGAACACGCGAGAACCTGCAGCCCGTGCTGATCTCCGAAGACGCCCTCCTCGACCCGCGCAATGTCTATGCCGCGACCAAGGTGGGACAGGAGCATCTCGCGACCGTATGGGCGCGCGCCACCGGAGGCCGAGTGGCGATGCTTCGCTACCACAATGTGTACGGCCCACGGATGCCTCGAGACACGCCGTACGCGGGCGTCGCCTCGCTGTTCCGCTCGGCTCTGGATCGCGGCGAGGCACCACGTGTGTTTGAGGATGGTGCCCAGCGCCGCGACTTCGTGCACGTCAGCGACGTGGCATCCGCCAACCTGGCCGCGGCCGCGTGGACGGCGCAACAGCCGGAGGGCAGCGCACGCGCCTTCAACATCGCCAGCGGAGTGGTGCACACCGTCGGCGACCTGGCCCACGCGCTCGCCGAAGCGCTCAATGGACCGGCGCCGATCATCACCGGCGAGTACCGGCTGGGCGACGTGAGGCATATAACCGCCTCGAACCAGCGTGCCTGCGATGAACTGGGCTGGCGGGCGGAGGTGTTGTTCGCCGACGGGGTACAGTCGCTCGCCACGGCGCCGAGCCGGGCAGCGGAACCGCCGTCGACCGGTGCGCCGGCCGCCGCCGCGATGTGA
- a CDS encoding diacylglycerol kinase family protein yields MSAAPSRVVVAINPTAAFGKHLAVGAGVVDAVAAAGYEAVAVSAANFELLRRETEAALRDDDRALVVVGGDGMVSMGVNLVATTSVPLGIVATGTGNDTARSLGLPHDDTDAAVRALVTMLSRPPRVIDAGRVRHGELTTWFAGAVSAGFDAIVNDRANHMSWPRGASRYTLALLREMLTLKPIEYRLVVDGVPRTERALLISVANGNSIGGGMRIVPQARLDDGLLDLFLVSPMRRLAFLRVFPKVFSGTHTELDEVHISRVRSVRIDADDIVAMADGERIGALPIDIDIVPGALRVLAPLAAPLASETTPRPRSAGRTEGAGPSTV; encoded by the coding sequence ATGAGCGCTGCACCGTCCCGTGTCGTCGTGGCCATCAACCCCACGGCGGCCTTTGGCAAGCACCTCGCGGTGGGCGCGGGCGTGGTTGATGCCGTTGCGGCGGCCGGGTACGAGGCCGTCGCCGTGAGCGCGGCCAACTTCGAACTCCTTCGACGCGAGACGGAGGCGGCACTTCGTGACGATGATCGTGCTCTGGTCGTGGTCGGCGGTGACGGCATGGTGAGCATGGGCGTGAACCTCGTGGCCACAACATCCGTGCCTCTGGGCATCGTCGCGACAGGAACCGGCAACGACACGGCGCGCTCACTCGGCCTGCCGCATGACGACACGGATGCCGCGGTGCGCGCCCTCGTGACCATGCTGAGCCGCCCGCCGCGTGTCATCGACGCGGGCCGGGTGCGTCACGGTGAGCTGACCACCTGGTTCGCCGGTGCGGTTTCTGCCGGGTTCGACGCAATTGTCAATGATCGGGCGAACCACATGTCGTGGCCGCGCGGCGCGAGTCGATACACGCTGGCGCTGTTGCGGGAGATGCTCACGCTCAAGCCGATCGAATACCGCCTGGTCGTGGACGGAGTACCGCGCACCGAGCGGGCGCTGCTCATTTCGGTGGCGAATGGCAACTCGATCGGTGGTGGAATGCGCATCGTTCCGCAGGCCCGCCTCGACGACGGGCTTCTCGATCTCTTCCTCGTGTCGCCGATGCGACGGCTCGCCTTCCTCCGCGTGTTCCCGAAGGTCTTCTCCGGTACGCATACCGAGCTCGACGAGGTGCACATCTCGCGCGTGCGCTCGGTGCGCATCGACGCGGACGACATCGTCGCCATGGCCGACGGCGAGCGCATTGGGGCGCTCCCCATCGACATCGACATCGTGCCGGGAGCGTTGCGTGTGCTGGCGCCGCTGGCTGCACCCCTGGCCAGCGAAACCACCCCGCGTCCGCGATCTGCAGGGCGCACCGAGGGGGCCGGGCCTTCCACAGTTTGA
- a CDS encoding molybdopterin-dependent oxidoreductase, translating to MTGKGAPVERRAFLVGVGASALALVGLTAGQSFHWLAPFNAFAPRQWGTGPQNLPVNRTAEQAAVGALATASHWQLSVRNGTRMRRFGRRELEAMPQTEAVLPIACVEGWSTSAHWQGVRLKHVLDSVGAAQAAAVRITSLEPKGYYRVTHMPAEYVRDDTTLVALAVNGAPLDLDHGYPARIIAPGRPGVLQTKWLASIEVIS from the coding sequence ATGACGGGCAAGGGAGCACCCGTGGAAAGGCGTGCGTTCCTTGTCGGAGTGGGCGCGTCCGCGCTCGCCCTCGTCGGCTTGACCGCGGGCCAGTCATTTCACTGGCTTGCGCCGTTCAACGCTTTCGCACCGAGGCAATGGGGAACAGGGCCGCAGAATCTGCCTGTCAACCGCACGGCAGAGCAGGCTGCAGTCGGGGCTCTCGCGACGGCCAGCCACTGGCAGCTGAGCGTCAGAAACGGTACTCGCATGCGGCGCTTCGGCCGCCGCGAACTCGAGGCTATGCCGCAGACCGAGGCGGTGTTGCCGATTGCCTGTGTCGAGGGGTGGAGCACCTCAGCGCACTGGCAGGGAGTGCGATTGAAGCACGTGCTGGACAGCGTCGGTGCTGCGCAGGCAGCCGCCGTGCGAATCACGAGTCTGGAGCCGAAGGGCTACTACCGGGTCACGCACATGCCGGCCGAATATGTGCGCGACGACACTACTCTCGTTGCTCTTGCCGTCAACGGCGCACCGCTCGATCTCGACCACGGCTACCCTGCACGGATCATCGCGCCGGGCCGCCCTGGAGTTCTGCAGACGAAGTGGCTTGCGTCCATCGAGGTGATTTCATGA
- a CDS encoding MBL fold metallo-hydrolase — protein MRLTKLEHAALVLEDSGKKLFVDPGSFTTPITDSAGAVAVVITHEHADHWTPEQLGRIVSMNKGVPIYAPEGVAAAATDFDVTVVHAGDTVEAGPFTLTFFGEKHAVIHSSIPVVDNVGVLINDTLFYAGDAFTIPEGVEVDVLAVPASAPWLKAAEFIDYVLAVKPRRSFPTHEMVNSVAGNQMANGRIAWATEQNGGEFFPLVPGDTLDI, from the coding sequence ATGCGACTGACCAAACTCGAACATGCTGCGCTCGTCCTCGAAGATTCCGGCAAGAAGCTCTTCGTCGATCCCGGGTCCTTCACCACTCCGATCACGGACTCCGCCGGTGCGGTCGCCGTCGTCATCACCCACGAGCACGCCGACCACTGGACGCCGGAACAACTGGGGCGCATCGTATCCATGAACAAGGGCGTACCGATCTACGCCCCCGAGGGCGTCGCGGCGGCCGCGACCGACTTCGACGTCACCGTCGTGCACGCCGGCGATACCGTTGAGGCCGGCCCCTTCACCCTCACGTTCTTCGGTGAGAAGCACGCTGTCATCCACTCCTCCATTCCCGTGGTCGACAACGTCGGAGTTCTGATCAACGACACGCTCTTCTACGCGGGTGACGCCTTCACGATTCCCGAGGGTGTTGAGGTCGACGTTCTCGCTGTTCCCGCAAGCGCCCCCTGGCTCAAGGCCGCCGAGTTCATCGACTACGTGCTCGCCGTCAAGCCCCGGCGCAGCTTCCCCACCCACGAGATGGTGAATTCGGTCGCCGGCAATCAGATGGCGAATGGCCGCATCGCCTGGGCTACGGAGCAGAACGGTGGCGAATTCTTCCCGCTGGTTCCGGGCGACACACTCGATATCTGA
- a CDS encoding aminomethyltransferase family protein, with the protein MSPENLAQAIARVGSAVELLRDQDWPSITFPIAPEFTNWRDEQRAWSTTVALMDQSHHMTQLFLGGADLIPTLMAISPNTFATFRPGVAKQLISVNKDGYLIGDGILFYNSDEREGLVLIGHHILIDWVRYTVEKAEAAGKDVHHRLEPNSNMRDGSPTYFRYQLQGPVANEVMTKLLGGPPPEVKFFHIADLSIAGKPVKGLRHGMAGQPGFEFYGAWEHNEIVRDAILAAGEEFEIRRVGAKAYSSSPLESGWVPTPFPAIFDDDFADYREWLPAARAGSIGGSLYSTDVHDFYFTPFDLGLGRSVKFDHDFHGREALEKIAEAPSRRKVTLLWNADDVADIVKSQVEPGTPAKYLDFPKARYGFYQMDEVQKDGAQVGISTDAGYVAFDQLYMSLASIDVAVPDGSVVEVVWGENPISHKPQVDAAHRQVRIRATVAPAPYHDYARSVYRAND; encoded by the coding sequence ATGTCTCCAGAGAATCTTGCCCAGGCGATTGCGCGCGTCGGCAGTGCTGTCGAGTTGCTGCGTGATCAGGACTGGCCGTCAATCACCTTTCCCATCGCCCCCGAGTTCACCAATTGGCGCGACGAGCAGCGTGCGTGGAGCACAACTGTCGCGCTCATGGACCAGTCCCACCACATGACCCAGCTGTTCCTCGGCGGTGCCGACCTCATCCCCACGCTGATGGCCATCTCCCCGAACACCTTTGCCACGTTCCGCCCTGGTGTGGCCAAGCAGCTCATCTCCGTCAACAAAGACGGTTATCTCATTGGCGACGGCATCCTGTTCTATAACTCCGACGAGCGCGAGGGTCTCGTTCTGATCGGGCACCATATTCTCATCGACTGGGTGCGCTACACCGTTGAGAAGGCAGAGGCTGCGGGAAAAGACGTGCACCACCGGCTCGAGCCGAACTCCAACATGCGCGATGGTTCGCCGACATACTTTCGGTACCAGCTGCAGGGGCCGGTCGCCAACGAGGTCATGACGAAGCTGCTGGGTGGCCCGCCGCCCGAGGTGAAGTTCTTCCACATTGCCGATCTCAGCATTGCCGGTAAGCCCGTCAAAGGGCTTCGTCATGGCATGGCAGGACAACCGGGTTTCGAGTTCTACGGTGCGTGGGAGCACAACGAGATCGTGCGAGACGCGATACTCGCCGCCGGCGAAGAGTTCGAGATTCGGCGAGTCGGGGCCAAAGCCTACTCGAGTTCTCCGCTCGAATCCGGATGGGTGCCGACGCCGTTCCCCGCGATCTTCGACGACGACTTCGCCGATTACCGCGAATGGCTTCCGGCGGCCCGTGCAGGCTCCATCGGCGGCTCGTTGTATTCGACGGACGTGCACGACTTCTACTTCACACCGTTCGACCTCGGTCTCGGTCGTTCGGTGAAATTCGACCATGATTTTCACGGGCGAGAGGCGCTGGAGAAAATCGCGGAGGCGCCGAGTCGTCGCAAGGTCACCCTGTTGTGGAATGCGGATGACGTCGCCGACATTGTGAAGTCACAGGTCGAACCCGGTACTCCCGCGAAATACCTCGACTTTCCCAAGGCCCGCTACGGCTTTTACCAGATGGACGAGGTGCAGAAGGATGGGGCGCAGGTCGGCATTTCAACGGATGCCGGCTACGTCGCCTTCGATCAGCTCTACATGTCACTCGCGTCGATCGACGTCGCGGTACCCGATGGATCCGTCGTCGAGGTGGTCTGGGGTGAGAACCCCATCTCCCACAAACCGCAGGTCGACGCCGCACACCGCCAGGTGCGCATCCGTGCCACGGTTGCCCCGGCGCCCTATCACGACTATGCGCGGTCGGTGTATCGGGCAAACGACTGA
- a CDS encoding heavy metal translocating P-type ATPase, producing the protein MGGTIDIVMNETNPAHADHDAGEHAQHADHDMHSAHDPHAGHAGHEGHDPAIFRRKFWLSLALTVPTMVFSTGLQDILGLSGPRFAGSSLIPAVFGIVLFVYGGMVFLRGAVTELRGRQPGMMTLISLAIIVALGYSLAVTLGLAGMDFWWELATLITIMLLGHWIEMSAVMGAQDALGELAGLLPNEAERVHRHDGQPERAETVAVSDLSVGDLVRVRPGAAVAADGEIVEGSAEIDESMLTGESRALERGMGDAVVAGSIAGGGSLLVRVTKTGSDTALAGIMRLVADAQASKSGAQLLADRAAAWLFYVALAAAVITLVVWWLLRPDDPAFVLERVVAVLIIACPHALGLAIPLVAQISTARGARRGLLVRDRHALEEARAIDVVLFDKTGTLTEGRQGVASVVTAEGVDEAELLAHAAGIESAAEHPIGRAIVAEARQRGLSWPHAGNFEASAGRGVSGTVGGRSISVMAPRVLTERGLTAQPELVNAANAASRAGRTVVFVTVDDRVEGLVTIADVIRPESKEAIETLTKRGIRVAMLTGDSQAVGAAVAAELGIAEVFAEVLPSDKADVVARLQKDGSRVAMVGDGVNDAPALARADVGMAIGAGTDVAIESAGIVLASSDPRGVTTVIALSAATYRKMWQNLAWATGYNVVAIPLAAGVTTSLGFVVSPALGAVLMSISTIVVALNAQLLRRAPIG; encoded by the coding sequence ATGGGGGGTACCATCGACATCGTGATGAACGAGACGAATCCAGCGCACGCAGACCACGATGCCGGCGAGCACGCGCAACACGCAGACCACGACATGCACTCCGCTCACGACCCGCATGCTGGCCACGCCGGTCATGAAGGTCACGACCCCGCAATCTTCCGGCGCAAGTTCTGGCTGAGCCTGGCGCTGACGGTGCCGACGATGGTCTTCTCAACGGGTCTGCAGGACATTCTCGGCCTGTCCGGGCCCCGTTTTGCGGGCAGCAGCCTCATTCCCGCTGTCTTCGGCATCGTGCTCTTCGTCTACGGAGGCATGGTCTTCCTGCGCGGCGCCGTGACCGAGCTGCGCGGCAGGCAGCCCGGAATGATGACACTCATCTCCCTGGCGATCATCGTGGCCCTCGGCTACAGCCTCGCTGTCACCCTCGGCCTGGCCGGCATGGACTTCTGGTGGGAGCTGGCCACCCTCATCACCATCATGCTGCTTGGTCACTGGATAGAGATGTCCGCGGTGATGGGGGCGCAGGATGCTCTCGGCGAGCTGGCCGGGCTGCTTCCGAACGAGGCGGAGCGGGTGCATCGTCACGACGGGCAGCCGGAGCGCGCAGAGACCGTCGCCGTTTCCGATCTGAGCGTGGGCGACCTCGTTCGTGTGCGACCGGGGGCAGCGGTTGCCGCCGACGGCGAGATCGTCGAGGGGAGCGCCGAGATCGATGAGTCGATGCTCACGGGGGAGTCGCGCGCGCTCGAGCGCGGCATGGGTGACGCCGTCGTCGCCGGGAGCATCGCCGGCGGCGGATCCCTCCTCGTGCGCGTCACGAAGACCGGTTCTGACACGGCGCTGGCCGGGATCATGCGACTCGTCGCGGATGCCCAGGCCAGCAAGTCCGGCGCCCAGCTGTTGGCCGATCGTGCCGCCGCATGGCTGTTCTACGTTGCGCTCGCCGCGGCCGTCATCACCCTGGTCGTCTGGTGGCTGCTGCGCCCCGACGACCCGGCATTCGTGCTTGAGCGCGTCGTTGCCGTGCTCATCATCGCCTGCCCGCACGCCCTCGGACTCGCCATCCCGCTCGTTGCGCAGATCTCTACCGCGCGGGGTGCGCGTCGCGGACTTCTCGTGCGCGACAGGCATGCGCTTGAGGAGGCGCGCGCGATCGATGTCGTGCTCTTCGACAAGACGGGCACCCTCACCGAGGGCAGGCAGGGTGTGGCATCCGTGGTGACGGCCGAAGGCGTCGACGAAGCCGAGCTGCTGGCTCATGCTGCGGGCATCGAGTCGGCCGCCGAGCATCCGATCGGGCGGGCAATCGTTGCCGAGGCGCGTCAGCGCGGGCTGAGCTGGCCGCACGCTGGTAATTTCGAGGCATCCGCGGGCCGGGGCGTGTCGGGCACTGTTGGCGGCCGCTCCATTTCGGTGATGGCACCCCGCGTGCTCACCGAGCGCGGACTCACCGCGCAGCCCGAGCTCGTGAACGCCGCGAATGCCGCATCACGCGCCGGTCGTACCGTCGTGTTCGTGACCGTCGATGATCGCGTTGAAGGGCTCGTGACCATAGCGGATGTCATCAGGCCGGAATCGAAAGAGGCGATCGAGACTCTCACGAAGCGTGGTATCCGCGTGGCGATGCTCACGGGCGACTCGCAGGCCGTCGGTGCCGCTGTCGCGGCCGAGCTGGGCATTGCCGAGGTGTTCGCCGAAGTGCTGCCTTCCGACAAGGCGGATGTCGTCGCGCGCCTGCAGAAAGACGGTTCCAGGGTCGCGATGGTGGGAGATGGCGTGAACGACGCGCCCGCGCTGGCGCGCGCCGACGTGGGCATGGCCATCGGGGCCGGAACCGACGTCGCTATCGAGTCCGCGGGCATTGTGCTCGCCTCCAGCGATCCACGCGGTGTGACAACCGTGATAGCACTGTCGGCGGCCACCTACCGCAAGATGTGGCAGAACCTGGCGTGGGCCACCGGATACAACGTGGTGGCCATTCCGCTGGCGGCCGGGGTGACGACGAGCCTCGGTTTCGTGGTCTCCCCGGCGCTCGGAGCCGTGCTGATGTCGATCTCGACGATCGTCGTGGCGCTGAACGCTCAACTGCTGCGGCGCGCCCCGATCGGGTGA
- a CDS encoding class I SAM-dependent methyltransferase — protein sequence MTSIVLGSTAPASSGYFGAGAQEPYDHALTRGHGVLSLRPTTDTGMDTASRIDVRRFLGDASESERLLVERLEGPILDIGCGPGRLVKASILAGRLALGIDTSKTATELARANGLPVLRRNVFHQLPNEGEWGVALLFDGNIGIGGEPAALLQRCAALVHGDGRIVVEAHNDTVRDRCFRGVITDDYGRSSLPFDWAEVGTLALHEYAQRAGLTLMREWSERERSFAEYAPR from the coding sequence ATGACGAGTATTGTGCTCGGGTCGACTGCGCCGGCCAGCTCGGGATACTTTGGCGCCGGCGCACAGGAGCCGTACGACCACGCCTTGACGAGGGGCCACGGTGTGCTCTCTCTGCGACCCACTACCGATACCGGCATGGATACCGCGAGCCGCATTGACGTTCGCCGTTTTCTCGGCGACGCGTCCGAGTCGGAGCGCCTGCTGGTCGAACGATTGGAAGGACCGATTCTCGATATCGGCTGCGGTCCCGGTCGACTCGTGAAGGCCTCCATCCTTGCCGGACGGCTCGCGCTCGGCATCGACACCTCGAAGACGGCGACGGAGCTTGCCCGCGCGAATGGGCTGCCTGTTCTTCGCCGCAACGTGTTCCATCAGCTGCCAAACGAAGGCGAGTGGGGTGTGGCGTTGCTCTTCGATGGCAACATCGGCATTGGTGGTGAGCCGGCGGCACTCCTGCAGCGCTGCGCTGCGCTCGTGCACGGCGACGGCCGCATCGTGGTCGAGGCACACAACGACACCGTGCGCGACCGCTGCTTCCGCGGCGTCATCACCGACGATTATGGGCGATCCAGCCTGCCATTCGACTGGGCAGAGGTCGGCACGCTGGCGCTGCATGAATATGCGCAGCGCGCCGGTCTCACTCTGATGCGGGAGTGGAGCGAGCGGGAACGCTCTTTCGCCGAGTACGCGCCACGATGA
- a CDS encoding glycosyltransferase family 39 protein yields the protein MTAPWVGLSVAVLLIAAAMIVPALTGLNVHESTFPPLHASWRPRIGPGTIPAIAVAVLGVIFAPRAAALWRWRGVLIGAYLLGLAWLVALAAVDGWRGIGHILDTPHEYLPTARSITDIVATLHGFVDHIPLQSHDNWQIQIAGHPPGALLFFVLLARLGLGSGLAAGIVVVLIAATVPIAVLITLRRLGGADAARRAAPLLVLSPMAIWMAVSGDAVFAAFAAWALCCLAVAATTRSRTAAAGWAVGAGLLFGCCTMLSYGLPLLGVLALTVLIAARSWWPLLWAVGGAVAVVLVFAAFGFAWWQGYPVLVQRYWAGDAHLRPGTYWTWADLAALCIGAGPILGAAVAAAIARIKGVFRREPAELAAVLLTIAALLCVVLADISQMSRAEVERIWLPFMPWLLVGTALLPPRWRRYGLVAQTGFALLAQHLLATGW from the coding sequence ATGACGGCGCCCTGGGTCGGCCTCAGCGTGGCTGTGCTACTGATCGCCGCAGCGATGATCGTGCCCGCACTCACGGGACTGAACGTGCACGAGAGCACCTTCCCACCGCTGCACGCCAGTTGGCGGCCCCGCATCGGCCCCGGCACGATTCCGGCGATCGCGGTTGCGGTGCTCGGCGTGATCTTCGCGCCGCGCGCGGCGGCCCTCTGGCGCTGGCGGGGCGTGCTGATAGGCGCCTACCTGCTCGGTCTGGCCTGGCTGGTCGCGCTCGCGGCGGTCGACGGCTGGCGTGGAATCGGGCACATTCTGGACACCCCGCACGAGTATTTGCCGACCGCCCGATCGATCACGGACATCGTCGCAACCCTCCACGGTTTCGTCGACCACATTCCCCTGCAGAGTCACGATAACTGGCAGATCCAGATCGCCGGACATCCGCCCGGCGCGCTGCTGTTCTTCGTGCTACTAGCACGGCTTGGACTCGGCAGCGGGCTCGCCGCCGGGATAGTGGTTGTGTTGATCGCCGCCACGGTGCCGATCGCGGTACTGATCACGCTGCGCCGCCTGGGCGGGGCCGATGCGGCCCGCCGGGCGGCTCCCCTGCTGGTGCTCTCACCCATGGCGATCTGGATGGCCGTCTCCGGCGACGCGGTGTTCGCCGCATTCGCCGCGTGGGCGCTCTGCTGCCTTGCGGTGGCGGCGACCACGCGCTCACGAACGGCGGCGGCAGGCTGGGCGGTGGGCGCAGGTTTGTTGTTCGGCTGCTGCACGATGTTGTCGTATGGATTGCCATTGCTTGGCGTGCTCGCGCTTACAGTTCTGATCGCTGCCCGCTCGTGGTGGCCGCTGCTCTGGGCGGTCGGTGGAGCAGTGGCGGTCGTGCTGGTGTTCGCGGCCTTCGGCTTCGCGTGGTGGCAGGGGTATCCGGTGCTCGTGCAACGGTACTGGGCAGGCGATGCCCACCTGAGGCCAGGAACGTATTGGACCTGGGCCGACCTCGCCGCACTGTGCATCGGCGCCGGCCCTATCCTCGGTGCGGCCGTCGCGGCAGCGATCGCCCGAATCAAGGGAGTCTTCAGGCGGGAACCGGCCGAGCTCGCCGCGGTGCTGCTCACGATCGCGGCGCTGCTCTGCGTGGTGCTAGCTGACATCTCGCAAATGAGCCGGGCTGAGGTGGAGCGCATCTGGTTGCCGTTCATGCCCTGGCTGCTGGTCGGCACCGCGCTGCTGCCCCCGCGCTGGCGGAGATACGGGCTGGTGGCACAGACCGGGTTCGCACTTCTGGCGCAGCACCTGCTCGCCACCGGCTGGTGA